The region CAGGAGAACATCCCTCTCACTGAGCGTAAATGAAGATTCCGCAGGGAAATAGATGGGCGTCACGGCCTTGACCCGGCAAACCGGCCCGGAAGGGTCAGCGGGTCTCCTCGCCCTGGGCGATCTCCACCTCGTGATGGAAGGTGACGACGCCGGTCGCCGCCGCGGAGGCCGAGACGGTCGCGCAGGCGACGAGGAGGAGGGCGATCCAGGATGCGGCGCGGGAGCGGTGCCCGGGAGTCGCGAGAAGGGCCGCGACCCGCTGGGGTACGGGTCCGGTGGTCGCGGCGGCGGCGAAGTCGGGGCGGGTGGAGCGGGCGGCCGTGGTGGCGAGGGCGGCGCGGGCGATGGCGCGCGCGGTCAGCCGCCGGTCCCCCACCGCCGTGGCGGCGGCCTCGTCCGCGGCTCGCTCGGCGGCGAGCGCGATGCTGTCACGGACCGCGCGCAGCCCGGGATGGCAGTGCGCGGCGATCTCGGCCGCGACGAGGAAGCGGTGGTGGTTGCCCGCGTTGTGGGCCCGCTCGTGAGCGAAGAGCACCTCGCGCTCCTCGGGGCGGAGGCTGCGGAGCATCGCGGTGGTGACGACGATGCGGTGCGGACGGCCCGGCAGCGCGTAGGCGTCCGGGTGGGGAGATTCGATCACGCACAGGTCGCCCGCGGCGGGCCGGCGGTCGGCCTGACTGCGGGCGGTGCGAAAGGCACGCAACTGGCGCAGGGCGGAGCGTACGAGGGTCGCGGCACCGACGGTCAGGAGGCCGGTGGCCGCCGCCGCCAGGGGCAGGACGATCAGGTCCGACGGGGTGCGCAGGGGGTGGACGAGGTCACCCAGGCCCGCCAGGACCGGCAGCTTGAGCAGGCCGGTGAGGAGCAGCGCGCCGAGCGCGGCCACGGAGGCGCCTGCCAGCACGAGGACCGTGAGGGTCAGTGCCCACAGCGCGGCGACCGGCGCGAGGCGGTCGAGGCAGCGGCGGGCCAGCCCCGGCAGCGCGAAGGGCAGCAG is a window of Streptomyces mirabilis DNA encoding:
- a CDS encoding M48 family metalloprotease, which codes for MTTLLIIPLLIPLLLPFALPGLARRCLDRLAPVAALWALTLTVLVLAGASVAALGALLLTGLLKLPVLAGLGDLVHPLRTPSDLIVLPLAAAATGLLTVGAATLVRSALRQLRAFRTARSQADRRPAAGDLCVIESPHPDAYALPGRPHRIVVTTAMLRSLRPEEREVLFAHERAHNAGNHHRFLVAAEIAAHCHPGLRAVRDSIALAAERAADEAAATAVGDRRLTARAIARAALATTAARSTRPDFAAAATTGPVPQRVAALLATPGHRSRAASWIALLLVACATVSASAAATGVVTFHHEVEIAQGEETR